One genomic segment of Sander lucioperca isolate FBNREF2018 chromosome 10, SLUC_FBN_1.2, whole genome shotgun sequence includes these proteins:
- the si:dkey-40m6.8 gene encoding uncharacterized protein si:dkey-40m6.8 isoform X1, translating to MRPHCWVMVALAGIMSYFSPERALGAPQREVSQTRAASLSPPPYVVILISCSGLVSFVLLLLTCLCCKRGGVGFNVSLQHEFDNADGEECSGGSSPIQEDSLSSCPSLPEVYTLPVRDRPNCPALKDGADSKSKCFKRHALNYLQEIGNGWFGKVILAEVLCDCSSSQAVVKELRVSASPLEQRKFLAESEPYRSLKHPNILQCLGQCSENIPFLLVMEFCQLGDLKRYLRAQRKSNGMTPDLPTRDLLTLQRMAFEITSGLLHLHDNNYIHSDLALRNCLLTSDLTVRIGDYGLSHNHYKEDYYLTPDKLWIPLRWIAPELLEEYRGSLIVTDQTKTSNVWSMGVVIWELFEFGSQPHRHLSDEEVLTFVVRERQITLAQPRLKLSHADYWYEIMQSCWLPPSQRPSVAEIFLLLSSLLAAERGMARGSVGEEDEEDEEYEEGRGRRGESEESFERRWDLLRPPAFQTAANERQREREYGREDNSYPLLDPVGNCITPSSSELDDILTVTETSKGLNFEYFWEKAHARRGYKPLPPPQPIPTVNNNHRQSLDTPTVVPVISARSPSLASEYYIRLEEHTPQDKSPTLKGKTQSSFRSDSICPGDMELVEIRSGMLGKDRVPYFSSDKCRKGLQTVRSSEVQLQVPNTGVAEFRDASSRVTDFSVVDLGDDDEEEKRSSEADKKSSISSQAPVLPPKPRSMSMLSANHIHSRPLPAPPLGYRGLPHYTISGKIETDPHHMSSCPSSTFDHLGLHRSRQTLPPSPSLSPSLPPSSHPIYPQSSQMCPPPLPPHSQPQRSCPSYSTADTYSSYSKPQMQRSRRDPLSCDLSDREVGSRHLASLHNSRETSHSRAKDFDSPVRRENPLRPIYRNLPRPQPTNPQLDRQSSSSPTYSDEDDSPFMSPERPSGGTTVPHSSLSEDADPACAELFSRGMKRTQSRLDTILPAIWREDAELHAERVAAAKKSPMHLFLTEISSVTESSESKSEASWEGEKEEKRDGERWGNFVLPNRGMRRSQSLITELGSAGQSWGPEKRNRTGAKEDDTVTKESFQRDLFLTEIDTGRMDTDPAGGSETDPVKYLYPSGSRLRPYVCAPGLPSYTEAEEAYSKGIRRSRSLLSEITIGKEESDLQQTEKKPRRTEMTREEFLKEIQSAETFLTEIISRQNAATNRKEADSSYSPTPLSPEYESICIDPSSAQTIRFQSESSIRASNKGKDETPAEAIYAQVTKRAKKSEIKVSMKPEIPVLHIGSNKQPLKLDSEGSNADHCQSGEFVFSEIMPKNGLLHNQTLACQKEEEESSDGPALPARGEESNTVLKHENKSLITKETDTPKAAVIGNGELMKDDLQARSPERGDQTCGKTDTTSYDPDKEKYHTAKVSKVDSEHITAADLENNKNYDEMKRENLLQHNDTGQENPCHIAEEAPTPAATPTTPDWDPSSDVSLITPTDSALSPMTSNSADCLTPSDSWTSGGGGVGSGGWRALGNETPHRDSAYFSDSDWEGDGMSRRSSDGLIASRPSSGRGGDRGTLTGIEEKTEEEGEMGEKSPLRKSIQMSDIKSEIGETVEMCEETSTLYQYAPENAVSHLGDDQDILNKGLESTQKDDSGIFENKSKKSTLLCDDPQAKDCVDLIDKLFSKLDDESLKRLPHSSGYAVDNHYTDGIISQITDCKYQDSAANDLNLHSKSLAETNILSESVSGSQSNDCVLRPSNKDYTSVTETDIDISSMNSLKCGNDIVDSVTPSQVDNRESRLSKLYGIQTSDATLSDETPSIVEPSDDGKSVYDEVSGLMCPSWAEEGVEEAEGREERPGLDHNELGLRNLRCSDGNEDKKVTTETEKQLAAAELSNAMKEKSPLRGAASQIDSANNVDKDSCEGLDVKTKELWSAMEEDEERTGSAVIRGEFDCHRFLQSRDLRLWPDENDQWASPERRCQDMELRSEFFSGFSNKAWEVGERLVVGQEFWETEENDELAGSELHPAILEGCEETWNDETQGLAGNLDIKARWDSADGDDQQAVQVVDIQQEENIENLGELGSFNKDLKREISDIEVENIEIPEQEQAEGLILSCTETDRDREGLLDSTETEENQNFNRWPQNHLCKIQIEGQTSAVHVDEVTASNLENCFSHTLESSNISVCITEAPCENFSDLENVESGADSEAEMRSWLARQYTEERVSIVNEEEDYRDMPLPPNPISCPSELDEQEEIDQSYPQVDNFSSVDFPSPPPSIDLDMQDDKLESLDDSFPSPPPSVVEAEEFISHINLEDFIASAETETYISPNHSTNVSEPHLQESPPAPTQSKGISANLNLPSVHITLADESDLTPNVQDEHYNLFQKTSSASPSSPQVPLNNLPELLISEWKDLDEEPLEDFEKLEQLCCISGDEEDSLGDLFLGNLELLESLKKTPEQKSSSVGDSDTGEEICGSSTPEGSRVDMKEDRISDNSDKLAEPAPNLILDFQEEKNDRQRSPGKTSDVKDQGSLSKMTTKNGLMMQVCEERLQFSLSENVKTNVLWGSTVKDTVMLRPWGEQITENSSELVTVKEQQEDESEEEQESCPSIKSHTKSDETKAEPLTVIEQPEVTTPQPTANQAMKAKLARLSLALPPLALTLPLTPTGKGGFGDGAIGNRIGRRRGLSSGSDPDDEEEDEQEDERSRRVIVVTETDVDKRVGLRSLLKSPKEPMDREKDRGRNVSFFDDVTIYLFDQETPTNELSSSAPTSPAPVSVKSTKLDLRGPNIKSKESKRKEDLSIKPRSPVGAKPSSRFTVSPANDPHMV from the exons actcCAAATCTAAGTGCTTTAAAAGACACGCTTTAAACTATCTTCAGGAGATAGGAAATGGCTGGTTTGGAAAG GTGATTCTGGCTGAAGTGCTGTGTGACTGCAGCTCCTCTCAGGCCGTGGTAAAGGAGCTGCGTGTCAGTGCCAGCCCTCTGGAGCAGAGGAAGTTCTTGGCCGAGTCTGAGCCGTACAG GAGCCTTAAACATCCCAACATCCTTCAGTGTTTGGGGCAGTGCAGTGAGAACATCCCCTTCCTCCTGGTTATGGAGTTCTGTCAACTT GGTGACCTGAAGAGGTATCTGAGAGCCCAGCGCAAGTCAAATGGGATGACCCCTGACCTACCGACTCGGGACCTCTTGACTCTTCAGAGAATGGCTTTTGAGATCACCTCCGGTCTACtgcatctccatgacaacaacTACATCCACAG TGATCTGGCTTTAAGAAACTGCCTGCTGACCTCAGACCTCACTGTTAGGATAGGCGACTATGGCCTTTCACACAACCATTATAAG GAGGACTATTACCTAACTCCAGACAAGCTATGGATCCCACTACGCTGGATTGCTCCTGAGCTGCTGGAGGAGTACAGAGGATCTCTCATTGTTACTGACCAAACCAAGACCAGCAATGTGTG GTCCATGGGGGTGGTTATTTGGGAGCTGTTTGAGTTTGGCTCTCAGCCCCACAGACACCTGAGTGACGAAGAGGTGCTGACCTTCGTCGTTAGGGAGAGACAGATCACCCTGGCCCAGCCCAGACTCAAACTCTCCCATGCAGACTACTG GTATGAGATCATGCAGTCCTGCTGGCTACCTCCTTCTCAACGCCCTTCTGTAGCAGAGatattcctcctcctctcctccctcctggCCGCTGAGCGAGGAATGGCAAGAGGGAGTGTTGGggaagaagatgaagaggatGAGGAATATGAGGAGggcagaggaaggagaggggagagCGAGGAGTCGTTTGAAAGACGCTGGGACTTACTCCGTCCGCCTGCTTTCCAGACCGCAGCAAACGAGCGGCAAAGGGAGAGAGAGTACGGCAGGGAAGACAACTCCTACCCCCTACTGGACCCTGTGGGGAACTGTATCACTCCATCCTCGTCTGAACTGGATGACATCCTGACAGTGACTGAAACCAGCAAAGGCTTGAACTTTGAGTATTTTTGGGAAAAAGCTCATGCCAGACGAGGCTACAaacctcttcctccccctcagCCAATCCCGACTGTGAACAATAATCACAGACAGTCTTTGGACACTCCCACTGTGGTCCCAGTGATAAGCGCCCGAAGCCCCTCCCTCGCCAGCGAGTACTACATCAGATTAGAGGAGCACACTCCCCAGGATAAGTCGCCAACTCTTAAAGGGAAGACTCAGTCCTCTTTCCGCTCTGACTCGATCTGCCCTGGAGACATGGAACTGGTGGAGATTCGCAGTGGAATGCTGGGAAAAGACAGAGTCCCTTATTTTTCTTCTGACAAGTGTAGAAAGGGCCTCCAGACTGTCAGATCAAGCGAGGTTCAACTTCAGGTCCCCAACACAGGTGTGGCTGAATTCAGAGACGCTTCAAGCAGAGTGACTGACTTCTCAGTAGTTGATTTAGGGGACgatgatgaagaggagaagaggagtaGTGAGGCAGACAAAAAATCCTCCATTAGTTCTCAAGCCCCGGTCCTTCCTCCCAAGCCTCGTTCTATGTCCATGTTGTCAGCCAACCACATTCACTCGCGCCCCCTCCCCGCCCCTCCACTCGGTTATAGAGGACTGCCTCACTACACCATCAGTGGAAAAATCGAAACAGACCCCCATCACATGAGCAGCTGTCCATCTTCTACCTTTGATCACCTGGGGCTCCATCGGTCCCGTCAGACTCTACCCCCATCCCCGTCCCTCTCCCCTTCCCTTCCCCCATCGAGCCATCCCATTTACCCTCAATCTTCTCAAATGTGtcccccacccctccctcccCACTCCCAACCACAAAGAAGCTGCCCCAGCTACAGCACAGCAGACACTTATTCAAGTTACAGTAAGCCACAGATGCAGAGATCCAGAAGAGACCCACTATCCTGTGACTTGTCTGACAGAGAGGTTGGTAGCAGGCACTTAGCATCATTGCACAACTCCAGGGAGACTTCTCATTCTCGTGCAAAAGACTTTGACTCTCCCGTTCGTCGAGAAAACCCATTGCGCCCAATTTATCGCAATTTACCCCGCCCTCAGCCAACAAACCCCCAGCTTGACAGACAGTCTTCATCCAGTCCCACCTACTCAGATGAGGATGACTCTCCCTTCATGTCCCCTGAGAGACCCAGCGGTGGGACTACTGTCCCTCACTCCAGCCTATCTGAAGATGCAGACCCAGCCTGTGCCGAGCTCTTCTCCAGGGGAATGAAAAGGACTCAGTCACGCCTTGACACCATCCTGCCAGCCATTTGGAGGGAAGATGCTGAACTTCATGCAGAACGTGTGGCCGCTGCCAAGAAATCCCCCATGCATCTGTTTCTGACGGAGATATCTAGTGTGACGGAGTCTAGTGAGTCCAAGTCAGAGGCTTcatgggagggagagaaggaggagaaaagagatggagaaagaTGGGGAAATTTTGTGCTGCCCAACAGAGGGATGCGCCGCTCCCAGTCGCTGATCACAGAGCTGGGGTCAGCAGGACAGTCATGGGGGCCAGAGAAACGCAACAGGACAGGAGCTAAGGAGGATGATACAGTCACTAAAGAATCATTCCAGAGGGATCTTTTCCTCACAGAGATTGACACGGGAAGGATGGACACCGATCCGGCGGGAGGATCAGAAACTGATCCAGTAAAATACCTCTATCCTTCGGGATCCAGATTGCGGCCCTATGTCTGTGCTCCAGGCCTTCCCTCATACACTGAGGCTGAGGAAGCCTATTCAAAGGGTATACGGAGATcccgctctctcctctctgagaTCACCATTGGGAAGGAGGAGTCTGACCTGCAGCAGACTGAGAAGAAGCCCCGGAGAACAGAAATGACCAGGGAGGAGTTCCTGAAGGAGATCCAATCAGCAGAGACCTTCCTGACTGAAATAATATCTAGACAAAACGCTGCCACAAACCGAAAGGAAGCAGACTCATCTTACTCTCCTACTCCACTGTCTCCTGAATACGAGTCCATATGCATTGACCCAAGCTCCGCTCAAACCATCAGATTTCAGTCAGAGAGCTCCATACGAGCATCCAACAAAGGCAAAGATGAAACACCAGCTGAAGCTATCTATGCCCAAGTGACCAAGCGTGCTAAAAAGAGTGAGATAAAGGTTTCTATGAAACCTGAGATCCCAGTCCTGCATATAGGATCAAATAAACAACCTCTTAAACTGGACAGCGAAGGAAGCAATGCTGACCACTGCCAATCTGGTGAGTTTGTGTTTTCAGAAATCATGCCCAAAAATGGTCTCCTGCACAACCAAACACTTGCATGtcaaaaagaagaggaggagagttCAGACGGCCCAGCCTTACCTGCCAGAGGAGAAGAATCCAACACTGTGCTAAAGCATGAGAACAAATCACTAATTACAAAAGAAACAGATACACCAAAGGCTGCTGTTATAGGGAATGGTGAGTTAATGAAAGATGACCTACAGGCCCGCAGCCCTGAGAGAGGAGATCAAACATGCGGAAAGACAGATACCACATCATATGATCCTGACAAAGAAAAGTACCACACTGCAAAAGTTTCCAAAGTGGACTCTGAACACATCACAGCAGCTGATTTGGAGAATAATAAAAATTATGATGAGATGAAAAGAGAAAATTTACTTCAACACAATGACACTGGGCAAGAAAATCCCTGTCACATTGCAGAAGAGGCACCCACTCCTGCTGCCACTCCAACCACTCCAGACTGGGACCCATCCTCTGATGTCTCACTCATCACCCCCACCGACTCTGCCCTGTCACCTATGACTTCCAACTCAGCCGACTGTCTCACACCTAGTGACTCATGGACgagtggtggaggaggagtgggAAGCGGCGGGTGGCGAGCTCTGGGAAATGAAACACCGCATCGAGACTCTGCGTATTTCTCAGACAGTGACTGGGAGGGGGACGGGATGAGCAGGAGGAGCAGTGATGGACTCATTGCCTCCAGGCCAAGCAGCGGTCGAGGAGGGGATCGGGGAACACTGACAGGGATAGAGGAAAAaactgaggaggagggagagatgggagaaaaaagccCCTTAAGAAAGAGTATACAGATGTCAGATATCAAAAGTGAAATTGGAGAAACTGTTGAGATGTGTGAGGAAACGAGTACTCTATATCAATACGCTCCAGAGAATGCCGTCTCTCATCTAGGTGATGACCAAGATATTCTTAACAAAGGGCTGGAGTCAACACAGAAAGACGATTCTGGCATTTTCGAAAACAAGAGTAAAAAGTCAACCCTGCTGTGTGATGATCCGCAGGCCAAGGACTGTGTTGACTTAATTGATAAGTTGTTCTCAAAATTAGATGATGAGTCCCTGAAAAGGCTCCCACACAGCAGTGGGTATGCTGTAGACAACCACTATACAGATGGCATCATCTCCCAGATAACAGATTGCAAATACCAGGACTCTGCAGCGAACGATTTAAATCTACATTCCAAGAGCCTCGCTGAAACAAATATTTTGAGTGAGTCTGTATCTGGCAGCCAGTCAAATGATTGCGTGTTGAGGCCCAGCAACAAAGATTACACAAGTGTTACAGAGACGGATATTGATATCTCTTCAATGAACTCCCTCAAATGTGGAAATGACATTGTGGATTCTGTAACACCATCCCAAGTTGACAACAGAGAGTCAAGATTATCTAAACTGTACGGCATTCAAACCAGTGACGCCACACTCAGCGATGAAACCCCGTCAATAGTCGAGCCAAGCGATGATGGGAAGTCTGTCTATGATGAAGTAAGTGGTCTGATGTGTCCTTCTTGGGCCGAGGAGGGTGTTGAAGAGGCTGAGGGACGTGAAGAGAGGCCTGGTCTGGACCACAATGAGCTTGGCCTGAGAAACCTGCGCTGCTCAGACGGCAACGAGGACAAGAAGGTCACGACAGAGACGGAGAAACAGCTGGCTGCCGCAGAGCTGAGTAACGCCATGAAGGAAAAGTCACCCCTGAGAGGGGCAGCAAGTCAGATAGACTCTGCTAACAATGTGGATAAAGACTCCTGCGAGGGCCTGGATGTGAAGACTAAAGAGTTATGGAGCGCtatggaggaggatgaggaacgTACAGGATCTGCTGTCATTAGGGGAGAGTTTGACTGCCACCGTTTTTTACAGTCAAGGGACTTACGCTTGTGGCCTGATGAAAATGACCAGTGGGCCTCTCCAGAGAGGAGGTGCCAAGACATGGAACTGAGATCTGAATTTTTCTCTGGGTTCAGTAATAAGGCCTGGGAGGTGGGGGAGAGGCTTGTTGTAGGTCAGGAGTTTTGGGAGACGGAAGAAAACGATGAACTTGCAGGAAGTGAACTGCACCCTGCCATCTTGGAGGGCTGCGAAGAAACCTGGAATGATGAAACACAAGGACTCGCTGGTAATCTTGACATTAAGGCAAGGTGGGACTCAGCAGACGGCGATGACCAACAGGCTGTCCAAGTGGTAGACATACAACAGGAGGAAAATATTGAGAACCTCGGTGAACTTGGCAGTTTTAACAAAGATCTGAAAAGGGAAATCTCAGATATTGAAGTAGAGAATATAGAAATCCCAGAGCAGGAGCAAGCAGAGGGGCTGATTTTGTcatgcacagagacagacagggacagggaaggTCTGCTAGActccacagagacagaggaaaatcAAAATTTTAACAGATGGCCTCAGAATCACCTCTGCAAGATCCAAATAGAGGGACAGACATCTGCCGTGCATGTTGACGAAGTAACAGCCTCTAATTTAGAGAACTGTTTCAGTCACACTTTAGAGAGCTCAAATATATCTGTTTGCATCACCGAAGCTCCTTGTGAGAACTTTTCAGACCTGGAAAATGTTGAATCAGGCGCAGATTCAGAGGCTGAAATGAGATCATGGCTCGCTAGGCAATATACAGAAGAGAGAGTAAGCATTGTGAATGAAGAAGAGGATTATAGAGACATGCCCCTTCCCCCCAATCCCATCTCTTGTCCCAGTGAACTTGATGAGCAGGAGGAGATAGATCAGTCATATCCACAAGTAGACAATTTCAGCTCAGTAGATTTTCCTAGTCCTCCACCAAGCATAGACCTTGATATGCAAGATGATAAATTGGAGAGTTTAGACGACTCTTTTCCTAGTCCACCACCATCTGTTGTAGAGGCAGAGGAGTTTATTAGTCACATTAATCTAGAAGACTTTATTGCCAGCGCTGAGACAGAGACGTATATTTCCCCAAATCACAGCACAAATGTCTCAGAGCCACATCTGCAAGAATCACCACCTGCTCCAACTCAAAGTAAAGGGATCTCAGCCAATCTGAACCTTCCCTCTGTGCATATAACACTGGCCGATGAGAGCGATCTTACACCCAACGTACAGGATGAACATTATAATCTGTTCCAGAAAACATCATCTGCCAGTCCATCTTCACCCCAAGTTCCCCTCAACAATCTCCCAGAATTACTGATTTCTGAGTGGAAAGATTTGGATGAGGAGCCCCTGGAGGATTTTGAAAAACTGGAACAACTGTGCTGCATATCTGGGGACGAGGAGGACTCTCTGGGTGACCTTTTTCTGGGGAACCTGGAGCTCCTAGAGTCTTTAAAGAAAACACCTGAGCAGAAGAGCAGCAGTGTTGGTGATAGTGATACAGGTGAGGAGATATGTGGCTCTTCTACTCCTGAGGGGAGTAGGGTAGATATGAAGGAGGACAGGATCTCTGATAACTCTGATAAACTGGCGGAGCCTGCACCAAATCTGATCCTGGATTTTCAAGAGGAGAAGAATGACAGGCAGAGATCACCAGGCAAAACATCTGATGTCAAAGACCAGGGATCTCTCTCTAAGATGACAACAAAGAATGGCCTCATGATGCAG GTGTGTGAGGAGAGGCTGCAGTTCTCCCTCagtgaaaatgtgaaaacaaatgtGCTCTGGGGGTCTACTGTTAAAGACACGGTGATGCTCCGGCCCTGGGGGGAACAAATCACAGAGAACAGCAGCGAGCTGGTCACTGTGAAAGAACAACAAGAGGATGAAAG CGAAGAGGAGCAGGAAAGTTGCCCCAGCATTAAGTCCCACACCAAGTCTGATGAAACTAAAGCTGAGCCGCTCACTGTGATTGAACAACCTGAGGTCACAACCCCTCAACCTACTGCAAACCAGGCCATGAAAG CAAAACTAGCTCGTCTGTCTCTCGCCCTCCCTCCTCTTGCTCTGACTCTTCCCCTCACCCCCACTGGTAAAGGAGGATTTGGGGATGGTGCGATTGGAAATCGGATCGGAAGACGGAGAGGTCTGTCCTC